The region TCAACACGCTGATGGCGGTCGGCTCGGTGGCCGGCGCGCTGCTCGCCGCCCGCCGCGGCACGGCGAGACTGCGCATCCTGATCGCGGCGGCCATGGCCTTCGGCATCCTGGAAGTGGTGGCGGCCCTGGCCCCGCCCTTCTGGCTCTTCGCCCTCCTCATGGTCCCGATCGGGATCTTCGGCCTCACCGTCAACGTCACGGCGAACACCGCCGTCCAGATGGGCACCGACCCGGCCATGCGCGGCCGGGTGATGGCGCTGTTCATGATGGTCTTCATGGGCGGTACGCCCTTGGGGGCGCCCCTGGTCGGCTGGGTCACCGACGCCTACGGTCCGCGCGTGGGCTTCGCCCTCGGCGGCCTGGTCTCGGCCGTCGCCGCGACCACCGTCGGCCTGGTCCTGACCCGTGTCGGCGGGCTGCGTCTGTCCGTGGTCTGGCATCACGGCCACCCGCAGGTCAGCTTCGTACCGAAGGAAGCGGGGGAGCAGAAGGAGCGGCTGGCCGCGGCGGTGTGACGACGGCCGCCGTACGGTTGCCCGGCCGACCGCGGTACGGCGGTCGCTCGGCCGGCGGCACGGCGCGAAGGTGGTCAGGTGATCCATTTCCTGGAAGGGTGATGGGCATGAGACTCTTTGCGGCCGTGCTGCCACCTCAGGCCGCGGTGCGTGAACTCGGCACGGTGGTCGACGAGTTGCACCGCCTGCCGGGCGCGGACGGACTGCGCTGGACGGGCCGCCCCGGCTGGCACTTCACCCTCGCCTTCTACGGCGAGGTGGCGGAGGAACTCGTCCAGCCCCTGTCGGACCGCCTGGCCCGCGCGGCCCACCGCACCCCCTCCTTCCCTCTCGCCCTCCATGGCGGCGGCCACTTCGGGGGCCGGGCGTTGTGGACCGGGGTGTCGGGGGACGTTCCCACGATGCGGCTGCTGGCCGACCGGGCGGAGGCGGCGGCGCGGAAGGCGGGCGTCGAGACGGGCGAGCACCGTCGCTACCGCCCGCACCTGACGCTGGCCCGCAGCCGGGACACCGCGGACTTCGCCCCGTACGTCGCCGCCCTGGACGCCTTCGCCGGGCGGGACTGGACGGCCCGGGAACTGTGTCTCGTACGCAGCAATCTGCCGAGGTCGGGAGTGCGGGGGGAGCAGCCCCGCTACGAGACGGTGGCGCGTTGGCCGCTGGACGGGGCGGGCGGCTGAAGGCGCCCGGGGACGGCCGGTTAACCTCGATGACGTGAACCCGAAGACCCGAAACCAAATCATGGCCGGTGTGCTCGTGCTGATGTTCGTCGTGGTGGCGCTGGCGGCGGCGGTCAAGTAGAGCCGACCTGACCGCTCCGCCGGGTCGGCCGGAACACCGCGCAGCTCGTCTGCCCGCGGGCAGGTCGTGGCCGGTCGCGCGGTTCCCCACGCCCCTTGAGGGGGCGCCCTGGCGGGCGCCCCCTGGGGAGCGCTACCAGGCGAAGGCCTCCGGGGACGGGCCAGGACCCGGGAAGATCTCGTCCAGGCCGGTCAGCAGCTCGTCCGACAGCTCCAGTTCGACCGCGCGCAGGGCCGAGTCGAGCTGTGCGGCGGTGCGGGGGCCGACGATGGGGCCGGTGACGCCGGGGCGGGTCAGCAGCCAGGCCAGGGCGGCCTCGCCGGGCTCGATCCCGTGCTTGTCGAGCAGATCCTCGTACGACTGGATCTGCGCGCGGATGGTGGTGTTGGCGAGGGAGTCGGCGGCCCGGCCGCTCGCCCTGCGTCCGCCCTCGACCTCCTTCTTGATGACGCCGCCGAGCAGTCCGCCCTGCAGCGGCGACCAGGGGATGACCCCGAGGCCGTACTCCTGCGCGGCCGGGATGACCTCCATCTCCGCGCGCCGCTCGGCGAGGTTGTAGAGGCACTGCTCGCTGACGAGACCGATGGTGCCGTGGCGCCGGGCGGCGATCTCGTTGGCCTGGGCGATCTTGTACCCGGGGAAGTTGCTGGACCCCACGTAGAGGATCTTGCCCTGCTGCACCAGCACGTCGACGGCCTGCCAGATCTCCTCGAAGGGAGTGCGGCGGTCGACGTGGTGGAACTGGTAGACGTCGATGTAGTCGGTCCGCAGCCGCTTGAGGGAGGCGTCCACGGCCCGTCGGATGTTGAGGGCCGACAGCTTGTCGTGGTTGGGCCAGGCGTCGCCGTCGGCGGCCATGTTCCCGTACACCTTGGTGGCGAGCACGACCTTGTCGCGCCGCTCACCGCCCTTCGCGAACCAGTTTCCGATGATCTCTTCCGTACGGCCCTTGTTCTCGCCCCAGCCGTACACGTTCGCGGTGTCGAAGTAGTTGATCCCTGCGTCCAGCGCCGCGTCCATGATGGCGTGGCTGTCGACTTCGTCGGTCTGCGGACCGAAGTTCATGGTGCCGAGGACGAGTCGGCTGACCTTGAGTCCCGTGCGTCCGAGCTGCGTGTACTTCATGACTCCCTAGCCAACGGGGTGGAGTGCGCTCTAGGCAAGGGAGGCGTGCGGGACGGGGGCTCAGTCGCGGGGGAACTCGTCCGTTTTGAGGGTGAGTCCGAGGGTGGTGGTCAGGTCGACGTCTCCGCCGAAGGAGACCGTCGTCTCCGTGACGTACTCGCCGTCCTTGGGCTGGGTGTAGACGTGGCACTTGCCGACGTACGGGTCCACGACCAGGAACACGGGGACTTCGGCGGTGGCGTACGCGGTCTTCTTGGGGCCGTAGTCGTTGGCGGCAGTCCCTTTGGAGATCACCTCGGCGACGAACTCGACGTCCTGGTGGAGCCAGTGGTTCGCCGAGTTCTGCTCCGCCCCGTCGCGCAACTTCGCCACGTCCGGGCAGAAGCCGTTCAGGCCGCCGGGGAAGTCGATGCGCACGTCCGAGAAGACCATGGCGTCCATGCCGAACCTCTCGTCCAGGGCGCGCACGATCCTGCGGATGATCAACCAGTGAATGCTCCGCTGCGGCACCATGTAGACGGCCCCCTCGACGATCTCGGCCCGGTAGCCCTCGGGGACGGACAGCCGCTCAAAGAGCCTGTCCAAGGCGCTCATGTCGTCGCTGTCGGCCATCTCGATCCTGTCTTCAAGGACGGTCATCGTGGCGTTCCTCCCCGGCCCGCAACCGGGTCGAGTGCAGCCGCGCGGTACAACGATACGCACGGTGACCCGGTTACGTGGGGGCATGCTTGACCTCAACCTTGGTTGAGACATCAGGCTGGCGGCATGACCTCGGCAACCGATCGCACAGATCACGCCAACCACCCCAACTACGCCGACCACAGCGCCATCGGTCTGCTCGTCAGCCGGTTCTTCCGTTCGCTCGACGTGCGGGAGATCGACGAGGAGTGGGCACGGGAGTACTTCACGGAAGACGTGCGGGAGCGGACGCCCATCGGTGACAACGAAGGGCGCAACGCCGTGCTGCGGCACACCGTCGAGGCGCTCGGGCGCTTCGCTCGTACGCAGCACATCGCCACCGACGTGATGAGTGAGGTGGCGGAGGGCGGGGCGGTGGCCGCCGTCTCCTGGAACGCGTTGATGACTCACGTTCACCACGACGGCACCCTCTTCACCGTGGGCGGTCACTGCCGGGCCGAGGTTCGGCGTACCCCCGACGGCTGGCGCTTCCGCGACACGGCCATAGAGGTGATCTGGACCCGGGGAAAGCCGCCGGCCGGTGTCGGCGGTCAGGCCGAGTAGGGCTCGCCCAGGTCCCAGGCCTGGTACATCGCCTCCGCGAAGGCCTCCGCGATCTTGTGCTCGCCGGTCGCGTTGGGATGCGTGCCGTCGTACGTGTCGTGGCGGAAGTCGTAGCCGGGGGGCGGGGAGGCGAGGAGGACGGGGGAGCGGGGTTCGTCCAGGTCGGCCACCGCCTTCGCCAGGAGTTCGTTGAAGGCGGCGACCTCGGCGGCGAAGGGCGCGTCGGACTCCGCGCGGACGTTCGGTATCACCGGGAGGAGGACCAGGTGGATGCGCGGGTTCGCCGCACGGGCCTCGGCGACGAAGGCGCGGGCGTTCGCCGCCGTCTGTACGGCGTTCGTGTAGAAGCCCAGGTCGATCAGGCCGAGGGAGACCAGGAGCACGTCCGCGCGCTGGGTGCGGACCGCCTCACCGATCAGGGGCACCATGTGCTGCCAGCCCTCGCCCCAGCCCGCGAGGTGGGCGCGCGGGAAGTCCGGGTCCGCGTACTCGTGCGAGTCGGCGGACTCCGTCGCCTTGTCGTACAGCGTCTCGCGCGGGCCGACGATCCGGAACGGGCCCCCGTACGTCGCGCGCAGGTGCTGCCACATTCGGTAACGCCATGTGTGTTCGCCCGCGCTTCCGATCGTCATGGAGTCGCCGACGGGCATGAACCTGAGCATCCGCTCATCATGGATGATCGGGCGGGCGATCAGTAAGGGCCGTGTGGGGTGTGAGGTGTGAGGATGGACACGCCGGCGGCCGCGGCTCCCCGCGGGCGCACCCGGGTCCCGGCGGCGCCGGGATGGCAGGCTTGGGCCATGCGCCGATCGTCCTCGTTCCTCGCCGGAGCCGCCTCCGCCGCTGCCGTTCTCGCCCTCGCGCTGCCGGCGCCGGCCCTTGCCGCCGACGGGGACGGGGGGTTCACGATCAAGGATCCCCGGATCGCCGAGTCGAGCGGGCTCGCCGCCTCGCATCTCCACCCCGGCATCTACTGGACCCACAACGACAGCGACGACGGTCCGTACCTCTACGCCGTCGACAGCAGGACCGGCGAGACCGTCGCCACCATCACCATGAAGGGGGTGGGCGCGCCGCGTGACGTCGAGGCCATCTCCCTCGGGCCCGACGGCGACCTCTACGTCGGCGACATCGGCGACAACCTCGGCGGCAAGTGGTCCTACGTGTGGATCTACAAGCTGCCCGAGCCGAAGGTGCTCAAGGACCAGACGATCCGGGCCACGCAGTACGTCGTGAAGTACGCGGACGGCCCCCGCAACGCCGAAGCGCTGATGGTCCACCCGAAGACCGGACGGGTCTACATCGCCGACAAGAACGAGGACGGCGGCCACCTGTACGAGGGTCCGGCCCGGCTCTCCACGTCGGGCACCAACATCTTCCGGCCCGTCGCCACCATCGACCTCTGGGTCACCGACGGCGCCTTCTCGCCCGACGGCGAACAGCTCGTCGTGCGCGGGTACTTCGGCGGGATCGCGTACGCCTGGAACGACGGGAAGCCCAAGCGCCAGGGGCGGTTGAACGTGCCGCTCCAGCGGCAGGGGGAGTCGGTCACGTACACCCCCGACGGGGCCAAGCTCATGTACGGCAGCGAGGGCAAGGACAGCCCGGTCCAGCCCGGTTCGGTTCCCGGGGGCGATTCCGGCTCCAAGTCGCCTTCGGAGGGCGGGGGATCGGCGTCGGCCGGCGGGAGCGGCGGCGGCATGAGCTCCGGTGCCAAGGGGGCGCTCGCCGTCGCCGCGGTTCTGGCGGCGGGGTTCGGGCTGCGGAGGTTGTTGCGCAAGTCGTAGTCGCCCCATGGATCGCTGGGCAGTGGCTTCGACGGCGACGTGAAGGTGACCAACACGGGGACGGTCGCTCTCAAGTCCTGGAAGGTGAGCTGGACTTGGTGCGGGGCGCAGCAGGTCGCCACCATGTGGAACGCGAGCTACACGCAGAGCGGGGCGAGCGTCACCGCGTCGAACGCCGATCACAACGGGGCCGTCGCGGTGGGCGGTTCGGTGAGCTTGGGGTTCGGGGGAGCGCCGGGGGGTGGGGCCATGCCGACGGTGACGTGCACGGCGACGTGAGAAGGGGGCGCCCGGCGCGCATGTCCGCGCCGGGCGCCCCCTCTGCGTACGAGTGAGGACTACAGCTTTTCGATCACGTAGTCGACGCACTTCGTCAGCGCCTCGACGTCCGCCGGGTCGATCGCCGGGAACATCGCGATACGGAGCTGGTTGCGGCCGAGCTTGCGGTAGGGCTCGGTGTCGACGATGCCGTTGGCACGCAGGACCTTGGCGACGGCGGCGGCGTCGATCTCGTCGGCGAAGTCGATCGTGCCGATGACCTGCGAGCGCTTGGCGGGGTCGGCGACGAACGGGGTCGCGTACTTGCTCTCCTCGGCCCAGGTGTAGAGGCGGGTCGAGGAGTCCTTCGTACGGCCCGTGGACCACTCCAGACCGCCCTGGCCGTTGATCCACTCCAGCTGCTCGTTGAGCAGGAACAGGGTGGCGAGGGCCGGGGTGTTGTACGTCTGGTTCTTGCGGGAGTTGTCGATCGCCGTGGGGAGCGAGAAGAACTCCGGCACGTGACGCCCGCTCGCGTGGATGCGCTCGGCGCGCTCGATGGCGGCGGGGGAGAAGACGCCGATCCACAGGCCGCCGTCGGAGGCGAAGGACTTCTGCGGGGCGAAGTAGTAGACGTCCGTCTCGGTGATGTCGA is a window of Streptomyces mirabilis DNA encoding:
- the thpR gene encoding RNA 2',3'-cyclic phosphodiesterase, giving the protein MRLFAAVLPPQAAVRELGTVVDELHRLPGADGLRWTGRPGWHFTLAFYGEVAEELVQPLSDRLARAAHRTPSFPLALHGGGHFGGRALWTGVSGDVPTMRLLADRAEAAARKAGVETGEHRRYRPHLTLARSRDTADFAPYVAALDAFAGRDWTARELCLVRSNLPRSGVRGEQPRYETVARWPLDGAGG
- a CDS encoding aldo/keto reductase; translated protein: MKYTQLGRTGLKVSRLVLGTMNFGPQTDEVDSHAIMDAALDAGINYFDTANVYGWGENKGRTEEIIGNWFAKGGERRDKVVLATKVYGNMAADGDAWPNHDKLSALNIRRAVDASLKRLRTDYIDVYQFHHVDRRTPFEEIWQAVDVLVQQGKILYVGSSNFPGYKIAQANEIAARRHGTIGLVSEQCLYNLAERRAEMEVIPAAQEYGLGVIPWSPLQGGLLGGVIKKEVEGGRRASGRAADSLANTTIRAQIQSYEDLLDKHGIEPGEAALAWLLTRPGVTGPIVGPRTAAQLDSALRAVELELSDELLTGLDEIFPGPGPSPEAFAW
- a CDS encoding Uma2 family endonuclease; the protein is MTVLEDRIEMADSDDMSALDRLFERLSVPEGYRAEIVEGAVYMVPQRSIHWLIIRRIVRALDERFGMDAMVFSDVRIDFPGGLNGFCPDVAKLRDGAEQNSANHWLHQDVEFVAEVISKGTAANDYGPKKTAYATAEVPVFLVVDPYVGKCHVYTQPKDGEYVTETTVSFGGDVDLTTTLGLTLKTDEFPRD
- a CDS encoding nuclear transport factor 2 family protein → MTSATDRTDHANHPNYADHSAIGLLVSRFFRSLDVREIDEEWAREYFTEDVRERTPIGDNEGRNAVLRHTVEALGRFARTQHIATDVMSEVAEGGAVAAVSWNALMTHVHHDGTLFTVGGHCRAEVRRTPDGWRFRDTAIEVIWTRGKPPAGVGGQAE
- a CDS encoding SGNH/GDSL hydrolase family protein, coding for MLRFMPVGDSMTIGSAGEHTWRYRMWQHLRATYGGPFRIVGPRETLYDKATESADSHEYADPDFPRAHLAGWGEGWQHMVPLIGEAVRTQRADVLLVSLGLIDLGFYTNAVQTAANARAFVAEARAANPRIHLVLLPVIPNVRAESDAPFAAEVAAFNELLAKAVADLDEPRSPVLLASPPPGYDFRHDTYDGTHPNATGEHKIAEAFAEAMYQAWDLGEPYSA
- a CDS encoding WD40 repeat domain-containing protein yields the protein MRRSSSFLAGAASAAAVLALALPAPALAADGDGGFTIKDPRIAESSGLAASHLHPGIYWTHNDSDDGPYLYAVDSRTGETVATITMKGVGAPRDVEAISLGPDGDLYVGDIGDNLGGKWSYVWIYKLPEPKVLKDQTIRATQYVVKYADGPRNAEALMVHPKTGRVYIADKNEDGGHLYEGPARLSTSGTNIFRPVATIDLWVTDGAFSPDGEQLVVRGYFGGIAYAWNDGKPKRQGRLNVPLQRQGESVTYTPDGAKLMYGSEGKDSPVQPGSVPGGDSGSKSPSEGGGSASAGGSGGGMSSGAKGALAVAAVLAAGFGLRRLLRKS
- the serC gene encoding phosphoserine transaminase, which codes for MADIQIPADIKPADGRFGAGPSKVRTEALDALAATGTSLLGTSHRQAPVKNLVGKVREGVRDLFSLPDGYEVVLGNGGSTAFWDVATHGLIDNKSQHLTFGEFSSKFAKAAKLAPWLAEPTVISSDPGTHPEPAAEAGVDVYAYTHNETSTGVAAPLKRVNGADEGSLVLVDATSGAGGLPVDITETDVYYFAPQKSFASDGGLWIGVFSPAAIERAERIHASGRHVPEFFSLPTAIDNSRKNQTYNTPALATLFLLNEQLEWINGQGGLEWSTGRTKDSSTRLYTWAEESKYATPFVADPAKRSQVIGTIDFADEIDAAAVAKVLRANGIVDTEPYRKLGRNQLRIAMFPAIDPADVEALTKCVDYVIEKL